From a single Candidatus Hydrogenedentota bacterium genomic region:
- the thiH gene encoding 2-iminoacetate synthase ThiH, giving the protein MSFKPLIEQWPAERLKPLYQEATQADVERALVKDDLDVADLAALLSPAARNFLEPMARKANRLTRWHFGRTISLYAPIYISNLCAADCVYCGFSVRSGNKEKRVTLKPAEIHKECAALAAMGYENILILTGEAPKAVDVEYIAESIAIAREYFSGVSVEIYAVDEPDYQRFVEAGLEGVTLYMETYHRPTYEQVHLEGQKSIYDYRLDATERAGNAGVRKLSIGALLGLHQWQEELLWVGLHARHLQKQCWQSAISISFPRILHMPERFQVRDFVSDADLVQGMLAMRLFLPEVGFNLSTREAPSFRDKLIPLGVTHMSAGSSTRPGGYATRGVEVLEQFEIEDTRPPAEVIEVIRAAGYDPVWKDFDRAFDHA; this is encoded by the coding sequence ATGAGTTTCAAACCCCTTATCGAGCAGTGGCCCGCCGAGCGCCTCAAGCCCCTTTATCAGGAAGCCACCCAAGCCGACGTTGAGCGCGCCCTCGTCAAAGATGACCTGGACGTCGCCGATCTCGCCGCGCTCCTGTCCCCGGCGGCCAGGAATTTTCTGGAGCCCATGGCCCGCAAGGCCAACCGCCTCACGCGCTGGCACTTCGGCCGCACGATTTCGCTCTACGCACCCATCTACATCTCCAACCTCTGCGCGGCGGATTGCGTCTACTGCGGCTTCTCCGTGCGCTCGGGCAATAAGGAAAAGCGCGTCACCCTGAAGCCGGCAGAAATCCACAAGGAGTGCGCCGCCCTCGCCGCCATGGGCTATGAGAACATTCTCATCCTCACCGGCGAAGCGCCCAAAGCGGTGGACGTGGAATACATCGCCGAGTCCATCGCCATCGCCCGCGAATATTTCAGCGGAGTCTCCGTGGAGATCTACGCCGTGGACGAGCCGGATTACCAGCGTTTCGTCGAGGCCGGCCTCGAAGGCGTCACGCTCTACATGGAGACCTACCACCGGCCTACCTATGAGCAGGTCCACCTCGAAGGCCAGAAATCGATCTACGATTACCGCCTCGACGCCACCGAGCGCGCTGGCAATGCCGGGGTGCGCAAGCTCAGCATCGGCGCGCTCCTCGGCCTCCACCAGTGGCAGGAAGAGTTGCTCTGGGTCGGCCTCCACGCCCGGCACCTGCAAAAGCAGTGCTGGCAGTCGGCCATCTCCATTTCATTCCCCCGCATTCTCCACATGCCCGAGCGCTTTCAGGTGCGCGACTTCGTGAGCGACGCCGATCTCGTCCAGGGCATGCTCGCCATGCGCCTCTTTCTGCCCGAGGTTGGCTTCAATCTTTCTACCCGCGAAGCTCCGTCCTTCCGCGACAAACTCATCCCTCTCGGCGTCACCCACATGAGCGCCGGATCCAGCACGCGCCCCGGCGGCTACGCCACGCGCGGCGTCGAAGTGCTCGAACAATTCGAGATCGAAGACACCCGCCCCCCCGCGGAAGTGATCGAAGTCATCCGCGCCGCGGGCTACGACCCCGTCTGGAAAGACTTCGACCGCGCCTTTGATCACGCCTAG
- the rmuC gene encoding DNA recombination protein RmuC — protein MELWHLFAGVAGGALVGGVFAWLLVRAQSQAREAVLSGQQDRAQGAAEERIRQLEKYLGQLQHNAEQGRRSLEQYQEALQTARARLAASLERNTRVPELEAQLANATAEYRMLREENSTHKSRISELCTLLDDERRAADEKFAMLEEAKSHFRDAFSSLSAEALKTNNQSFLQLARENLAQFQEKAQGDLTTRQNAIGDLVKPLKESLEQVNARINAVEKDRASAYAQLTEQVKVLAAGHGQLQAETANLVKALRAPQSRGRWGEIQLKRVVEMAGMVAWCDFVEQESQGTEQGRQRPDMVIKLPNNKRIVVDAKVPLKAYLDGLEMADEAGRALCVKEHARHVAAHVQQLGAKAYWSQFEQSPEFVVLFLPGEHFFGAALEQQPDLIERGVAHKVIIATPTTLIALLQAVAFGWRQEQLAENAQAISELGQQLYERLRTLTEHFHELRKGLDRANNAYNKAAGAFESRVLVSARKFKELGAAKGGDIPELEGVEQGPKRLVDDAS, from the coding sequence ATGGAATTGTGGCATTTATTTGCGGGTGTGGCGGGTGGCGCGCTGGTGGGTGGTGTCTTTGCGTGGCTGCTGGTGCGTGCCCAGTCGCAGGCGCGGGAGGCGGTGCTGTCGGGTCAGCAGGATCGGGCGCAGGGCGCGGCGGAAGAACGCATCCGTCAGTTGGAGAAGTATCTCGGCCAGTTGCAGCACAACGCGGAACAGGGGCGGCGCTCGCTGGAGCAGTATCAAGAGGCGTTGCAGACGGCCCGGGCGCGGCTGGCGGCGAGTCTGGAGCGCAACACGCGCGTTCCGGAGCTGGAGGCGCAACTGGCCAATGCCACAGCGGAATACCGCATGCTGCGGGAGGAGAACTCAACGCACAAATCGCGCATCTCGGAATTGTGCACGCTGCTGGACGATGAACGCCGCGCGGCGGACGAGAAATTCGCCATGCTGGAAGAGGCGAAGTCCCATTTCCGTGATGCGTTTTCGTCGCTCTCGGCGGAAGCGTTGAAGACCAACAATCAGTCGTTCCTCCAATTGGCGCGGGAGAACCTTGCGCAGTTTCAGGAGAAAGCCCAGGGCGATTTAACCACGCGGCAGAACGCTATCGGCGATCTGGTAAAGCCGCTGAAGGAGTCGCTGGAACAGGTCAACGCGCGGATCAATGCGGTGGAAAAAGATCGCGCCTCGGCCTATGCGCAGTTGACGGAGCAGGTGAAGGTATTGGCGGCGGGCCACGGTCAGTTGCAGGCGGAAACGGCGAATCTGGTGAAGGCCCTGCGTGCGCCCCAGTCGCGGGGACGCTGGGGCGAGATCCAGCTCAAGCGCGTGGTGGAGATGGCGGGCATGGTGGCGTGGTGCGACTTCGTGGAGCAGGAAAGCCAGGGCACGGAGCAGGGGCGGCAACGTCCGGACATGGTGATCAAGCTGCCGAACAACAAGCGGATCGTGGTGGACGCGAAGGTACCGCTGAAGGCCTATCTGGACGGTCTTGAGATGGCCGACGAGGCGGGACGCGCGCTCTGCGTGAAGGAGCACGCGCGCCATGTGGCCGCGCACGTGCAGCAGTTGGGCGCGAAGGCCTACTGGAGCCAGTTCGAGCAGTCGCCGGAGTTTGTGGTGCTCTTTTTGCCCGGCGAACACTTCTTCGGCGCGGCGCTGGAGCAGCAGCCCGATTTGATCGAGCGGGGCGTGGCGCACAAGGTGATCATCGCGACACCCACGACGCTGATCGCGCTGTTGCAGGCCGTGGCCTTTGGCTGGCGTCAGGAACAGCTCGCGGAGAATGCCCAGGCCATCAGCGAACTGGGTCAGCAGCTTTATGAGCGTCTCCGCACGCTGACGGAGCATTTTCACGAGCTGCGCAAGGGCCTGGATCGTGCTAACAACGCCTACAACAAGGCGGCGGGCGCCTTCGAAAGCCGGGTGCTGGTAAGTGCGCGGAAGTTCAAGGAACTCGGCGCGGCGAAGGGCGGGGATATCCCGGAACTGGAGGGCGTGGAGCAGGGGCCGAAGCGGCTGGTGGATGATGCGTCGTAG
- the recQ gene encoding DNA helicase RecQ: protein MITPSANTPTPAPQSVDLAEIVRRFWGYGSLRPLQEKAMESVIAGRDSLVVLPTGGGKSLCYQAPALALDGMAIVISPLISLMKDQVDGLRAVGAGAACINSSLTVRERRETHELIQAGQVKLLYVAPERVVKPDFIEYLKQLKVSFVAIDEAHCISQWGHDFRPEYRALESLRGAFPEIAFHGYTATATPQVRADVCASLKLKNPEILVASADRPNLVYAAERRTDEVAQVLEVVERHKGESGVIYCITRKKVEELCMQLNAKGHAALPYHAGMDAATRQKNQEAFSREGAEIIVATVAFGMGIDKPDVRYVVHTGMPKTIEHYQQESGRAGRDGLEAECRLLYSGTDFSLWEYLLKDQDEASKKIARAKLNDMYNYCTGVTCRHRVLMAYFGEKIEKTHCGACDLCLGNADMVKDALVIAQKILSCVVRLGDVAGPSYTTLILTGSREARVLEKGHDKLSTWGLLQEHDAKNIRNWIEQLASQGYLRKAGEYSILEVTTKGRLLLRGEETPRLLKPAEGPRARSRESAASAKSWSGVDKALFEALRALRREIAQESGIPAFAIFGDAALRDMARRKPGNKREFLQVSGVGEKKCADYAARFLPVIQQYTGEKKSAAKTEKAAKPNKARDEAFALYKQGWGIAEVAEHLNRSSFQATMLLKEYIRANGITDPTEWVDPVVAEDIAYAVEEIGKRPMEDLFERLNREVDVELISVVIACLENEGVV from the coding sequence ATGATCACACCCTCCGCCAACACCCCAACCCCTGCGCCGCAATCCGTCGATCTTGCGGAAATCGTGCGCCGTTTCTGGGGTTATGGGAGCCTTCGTCCTCTCCAGGAAAAGGCCATGGAGTCCGTGATTGCGGGGCGGGACTCCCTGGTGGTGCTGCCCACGGGCGGGGGAAAATCCCTGTGTTATCAGGCGCCCGCCCTGGCGCTGGACGGCATGGCGATTGTCATTTCCCCCCTGATTTCATTGATGAAAGACCAGGTGGACGGCTTGCGCGCCGTGGGGGCTGGCGCGGCCTGCATCAACAGCAGCCTCACCGTTCGGGAGCGGCGCGAGACCCATGAACTGATCCAGGCGGGCCAGGTGAAGCTCCTCTATGTCGCCCCCGAGCGCGTGGTGAAGCCTGACTTCATAGAATACTTGAAGCAGTTGAAGGTGTCCTTTGTCGCCATCGACGAGGCCCACTGCATCAGCCAGTGGGGCCATGATTTTCGGCCGGAATACCGCGCGCTGGAAAGCCTGCGCGGGGCCTTTCCCGAGATCGCCTTCCACGGCTACACCGCCACGGCCACGCCCCAGGTGCGTGCCGATGTGTGCGCGTCCCTCAAGTTGAAGAACCCCGAGATCCTCGTGGCCTCGGCCGACCGGCCCAACCTCGTCTATGCCGCCGAACGCCGCACCGATGAAGTCGCCCAGGTCCTCGAAGTCGTCGAGCGCCACAAAGGCGAATCGGGCGTGATCTACTGCATCACGCGCAAGAAGGTGGAGGAGCTGTGCATGCAGCTCAACGCGAAGGGCCACGCCGCCCTGCCCTACCACGCGGGGATGGATGCCGCCACGCGCCAGAAAAACCAGGAGGCCTTCTCCCGCGAGGGTGCAGAGATTATCGTGGCCACCGTCGCCTTCGGCATGGGCATCGACAAGCCCGACGTGCGTTATGTGGTCCACACGGGCATGCCCAAAACCATCGAGCACTACCAGCAGGAGAGTGGACGCGCCGGGCGCGACGGCCTCGAAGCGGAATGCCGCCTCCTCTATTCCGGCACCGACTTCAGCCTCTGGGAATACCTGCTGAAAGACCAGGACGAAGCGTCGAAGAAGATCGCGCGCGCCAAGCTTAACGACATGTACAACTACTGCACGGGCGTCACCTGCCGACACCGCGTGCTCATGGCCTACTTCGGCGAGAAGATCGAGAAGACCCATTGCGGCGCCTGCGATCTCTGCCTGGGCAACGCGGACATGGTGAAAGACGCCCTCGTCATTGCGCAGAAGATCCTGTCCTGCGTCGTGCGCCTTGGGGACGTCGCCGGACCGAGCTACACCACGCTGATCCTCACGGGCAGCCGCGAGGCCCGCGTGCTGGAAAAGGGCCACGACAAACTGAGCACCTGGGGGCTGCTGCAAGAGCACGACGCGAAGAATATCCGCAACTGGATCGAGCAACTCGCCTCCCAGGGTTACCTCCGCAAGGCGGGGGAGTACAGCATCCTCGAAGTAACAACCAAAGGACGCCTGCTCCTGCGCGGCGAAGAGACGCCCCGACTGCTCAAGCCCGCCGAAGGCCCGCGCGCGCGTTCCCGCGAATCCGCCGCCTCCGCCAAGTCCTGGTCCGGCGTGGACAAGGCCCTCTTCGAGGCCCTCCGCGCCCTGCGCCGCGAAATCGCCCAGGAAAGCGGAATTCCGGCTTTTGCCATTTTCGGCGATGCCGCCCTGCGCGACATGGCGCGGCGAAAGCCGGGGAACAAGAGGGAGTTCCTGCAGGTCAGCGGCGTGGGCGAGAAAAAGTGCGCGGACTACGCCGCCCGCTTTCTGCCTGTCATTCAGCAATACACGGGCGAGAAAAAGTCCGCTGCGAAGACCGAGAAAGCCGCCAAGCCGAACAAAGCCCGCGACGAAGCCTTCGCCCTCTACAAACAGGGCTGGGGCATCGCCGAAGTGGCGGAGCACCTCAACCGCTCCAGTTTCCAGGCGACGATGCTGCTCAAGGAATACATCCGCGCCAACGGCATCACCGATCCCACCGAGTGGGTCGATCCCGTGGTCGCGGAGGATATCGCCTATGCCGTGGAAGAGATCGGCAAGCGTCCCATGGAGGATCTATTCGAGCGCCTCAACCGCGAGGTGGATGTCGAGCTGATCAGCGTCGTCATCGCCTGCCTGGAGAACGAGGGCGTGGTGTAA